In the bacterium genome, one interval contains:
- the ccoG gene encoding cytochrome c oxidase accessory protein CcoG, with protein sequence MSDYRETLYTVTKDGSRKWVYAEIIRGFFYRRRTLVAYILLTVYLSMPWITVGNSQAVFLDIFNRKFVFFGSTFWATDMRYLFLVLGALAFSLFFFTALFGRIWCGWACPETVFVEFVFRPIETLIEGSPQKRKKLDQSHLTVEKFLKKSAKYLVFSIIAWCIASTFLAYFLGKDRLLHMITGSPLENLDMFLVTLLMMGVILFQFGWFREQFCTVLCPYARFQSVLLDSDSLLVGYDRNRGEPRGKLEKEGQQTKGDCIDCGLCVRVCPTGIDIRNGLQLECVQCAACADACDSIMAKIGRPLKLIRYDTEHGLAGSRTHFIRPRVMLYGSILALYFSTFTYFFSTRELSEFQLMRGKTDDVFLRLSSNQISNKMNLHISNKSETERSFTLSIVAQNAVSFITPLNPIKVAGGKDLIVPVFFNFSPDLLEAGAKRITIKLVDDYNFVGTQEITLLGPEKESRDLEEEESEANNE encoded by the coding sequence ATGTCAGATTATCGAGAGACCCTATATACTGTAACAAAAGATGGCAGCCGCAAGTGGGTCTATGCCGAGATCATTCGTGGCTTTTTTTATCGGCGCCGCACGCTTGTAGCATACATACTGCTTACGGTTTATCTGAGTATGCCTTGGATTACAGTGGGCAACAGTCAAGCTGTTTTCCTTGATATTTTTAATCGCAAATTTGTTTTCTTTGGGAGCACTTTTTGGGCAACAGATATGCGCTATCTTTTTTTAGTGCTCGGCGCACTCGCCTTTTCCTTATTCTTCTTCACTGCATTATTTGGAAGAATTTGGTGTGGCTGGGCATGTCCAGAAACTGTCTTTGTCGAATTCGTATTTCGACCAATCGAAACACTGATCGAAGGTTCTCCGCAAAAACGCAAGAAGCTCGACCAGAGCCACCTGACCGTAGAAAAATTTTTGAAAAAATCCGCAAAGTACTTGGTCTTTTCTATAATTGCTTGGTGCATCGCGAGCACATTTCTTGCTTACTTCCTCGGAAAAGATCGCTTACTGCATATGATTACTGGTTCGCCACTTGAAAATCTAGACATGTTCCTAGTAACTCTTTTGATGATGGGCGTAATTCTCTTTCAGTTTGGTTGGTTTAGGGAGCAGTTTTGTACTGTGCTTTGCCCCTATGCACGGTTTCAGTCAGTCTTACTCGACTCTGATTCATTATTAGTCGGCTACGATCGGAATCGTGGCGAGCCTCGAGGAAAGCTGGAGAAAGAAGGGCAACAAACAAAAGGTGACTGTATTGATTGCGGCTTGTGTGTGCGGGTTTGTCCTACAGGTATTGATATCCGTAACGGCCTACAACTTGAATGCGTGCAGTGTGCAGCTTGCGCTGATGCTTGTGATTCAATCATGGCCAAAATTGGCCGACCACTTAAACTAATTCGCTACGATACAGAGCACGGCTTAGCGGGAAGTCGGACGCACTTTATTCGCCCACGGGTAATGCTCTATGGCTCAATTCTGGCGCTGTATTTTTCGACTTTTACCTATTTCTTTTCGACGCGTGAACTTAGTGAATTTCAACTCATGCGTGGAAAAACTGACGATGTCTTTTTACGACTAAGTAGTAACCAGATCTCAAATAAGATGAATCTTCATATTTCGAACAAAAGCGAGACTGAGCGAAGCTTCACACTTTCAATTGTAGCACAAAATGCCGTGAGTTTTATCACGCCTTTAAATCCCATTAAAGTAGCTGGCGGCAAAGATTTGATTGTTCCTGTTTTTTTCAACTTCTCCCCGGACTTACTTGAAGCTGGAGCAAAGCGTATTACGATTAAACTTGTCGATGACTACAACTTTGTAGGAACTCAGGAAATTACTTTGCTAGGTCCGGAGAAAGAAAGTCGTGATCTTGAAGAGGAAGAGAGTGAAGCCAACAATGAATAA
- a CDS encoding methyltransferase domain-containing protein, which translates to MTALKDCQHFSSGECRSCGLLNLSYAKQLKVKQEQTLQALAPFINNDTEIESICGAEPAMASRLKTKLAVSGTVENPILGYPQSSGEVIDIKHCPIVDIELNRLATQLRELITAEKLEPYQIHSRSGELKYIILKKSYFYPQVMLRFVLRSKELVRRIRDILPELRNLMRDRGREIQTISVNIQPLPAAIVEGSEEIMLTEEVYLEDRLAQTELLFSPQSFSQVTPQIAEKLYLKASQKLRAVNSSSVLDLFCGVGAFGLVALRHNPQLKQVTAVESTATAVMAANLAANKNALTNYRAEQIVVEDFAELKSHRHHDTLIVNPPRKGLGEKIAQFVIGQKPKHLLYSSCSLSTLAKDLACLSPEYKLNSVAVFDMFPMTEHFEVLVQLEH; encoded by the coding sequence ATGACAGCGCTCAAAGATTGTCAGCATTTCAGTTCCGGAGAGTGTCGCTCTTGTGGGCTGTTAAATTTGAGCTATGCTAAGCAGTTGAAGGTGAAGCAAGAGCAAACTCTTCAAGCCTTAGCGCCGTTTATCAATAACGATACAGAGATTGAGTCAATTTGCGGCGCCGAGCCTGCAATGGCTTCACGGCTGAAGACAAAACTTGCAGTTTCGGGGACTGTGGAAAATCCGATTCTTGGTTACCCGCAGAGCTCGGGAGAAGTCATCGACATTAAGCACTGCCCAATCGTTGACATCGAACTTAATCGATTAGCTACGCAGCTACGTGAATTAATTACCGCTGAAAAGCTTGAGCCTTATCAGATTCATAGCCGTAGCGGAGAGCTTAAATATATTATTCTAAAAAAATCTTATTTTTATCCGCAAGTGATGTTGCGCTTTGTTTTACGGTCGAAAGAATTAGTTCGTCGGATTCGGGATATTTTACCAGAGCTAAGAAATCTTATGCGCGATCGAGGGAGAGAGATCCAAACTATTTCTGTGAATATTCAGCCACTGCCAGCAGCGATCGTCGAAGGCAGCGAAGAAATCATGCTTACCGAGGAAGTGTATCTGGAAGATCGTTTAGCTCAAACCGAGCTATTATTTTCGCCGCAGTCTTTCTCGCAAGTTACGCCACAAATTGCAGAGAAATTATATCTAAAGGCAAGCCAGAAGCTAAGAGCCGTGAACTCAAGCTCAGTGCTAGATTTATTTTGCGGAGTTGGCGCTTTTGGCTTAGTTGCTTTGCGACATAATCCACAACTCAAGCAGGTGACAGCAGTTGAATCTACAGCGACAGCTGTGATGGCCGCGAACCTGGCTGCGAATAAAAATGCACTTACAAATTATCGTGCAGAGCAGATTGTGGTAGAGGATTTCGCGGAACTGAAAAGTCATCGCCATCACGATACTTTGATCGTTAATCCTCCACGCAAGGGTCTAGGGGAGAAAATCGCTCAGTTTGTAATCGGCCAGAAACCAAAGCATTTGCTGTATTCAAGTTGCAGTTTAAGCACTTTAGCTAAAGATTTAGCGTGCTTAAGCCCTGAGTATAAACTTAATTCAGTGGCAGTCTTTGATATGTTTCCAATGACTGAGCACTTTGAAGTGCTAGTGCAGCTCGAGCACTAG
- a CDS encoding c-type cytochrome — MKEQDKLLDSNYDGIEEFDNDLPRWWLYLFYFTMLWSVAYVAWYHLLPGNTTADQLQSAMRELEQVQAKNAATQQAGSLDENGLVKLAGSEQTKAKGKEIYALRCAACHGQNGEGLVGPNLTDPYWIHGGKLTEIRNVIETGVLDKGMLAWKGVLPNSDIDLIAAYVWTLQGTNPANPKAPQGDLLQ, encoded by the coding sequence ATGAAAGAGCAAGATAAATTACTCGACAGTAACTATGATGGGATTGAAGAATTTGATAACGACCTACCGCGTTGGTGGCTATATTTGTTTTACTTCACAATGCTTTGGAGCGTTGCTTACGTAGCGTGGTACCATCTACTACCAGGTAATACCACAGCAGACCAATTACAAAGCGCAATGCGCGAGCTCGAACAGGTTCAAGCCAAAAATGCTGCTACGCAGCAGGCTGGATCATTAGACGAAAATGGCCTTGTCAAACTTGCCGGCTCAGAACAGACAAAAGCAAAAGGTAAAGAGATCTATGCATTGCGCTGCGCAGCCTGTCACGGCCAAAATGGCGAAGGCTTGGTTGGTCCAAATTTGACGGACCCCTATTGGATCCACGGCGGAAAGTTAACTGAGATTCGAAATGTAATTGAGACTGGTGTGCTCGATAAAGGAATGCTTGCCTGGAAAGGAGTATTGCCGAATAGCGATATCGATCTAATTGCCGCATATGTTTGGACTCTCCAGGGGACAAATCCTGCAAATCCCAAAGCACCGCAGGGAGATCTGCTACAATAA
- a CDS encoding fumarylacetoacetate hydrolase family protein: protein MILASIKVPNSSSPTDRLDGELVLVHPDHQTVARLPRERFPNLRQTIEVWDHAEVELREIDSIFRSGNWKETTATARVSFMAPLSRTWALLDGSAFIQHVILVRKARGAEPPEDLFTIPLMYQGASEHLLGPTDDFPLADEKYGLDFESEFCLITDEVPIGTIAANAAQHVKLILLMNDWSMRNLIPRELATGFGFFHGKPVSSFSPFALTPDELGDSWQEGRVHLPIRTTLNGKLVGEPNAAEMHFSFYDLIAHAAKTRALSPGTIIGSGTVSNQDESKGISCLAEKRTLETIHHGAPQTPFLKAGDRVEIEVLKAGKSLFGKMSQQVVQARDY from the coding sequence ATGATTTTAGCATCAATTAAAGTTCCAAATTCAAGTTCTCCGACAGATCGCCTCGACGGTGAGCTTGTGCTTGTGCACCCCGATCACCAAACTGTGGCACGCCTCCCGCGAGAGCGTTTTCCGAACTTGCGTCAAACGATTGAAGTCTGGGATCATGCTGAAGTTGAGTTGCGTGAAATTGATTCAATCTTTAGATCGGGCAATTGGAAGGAGACCACAGCTACAGCAAGAGTAAGCTTTATGGCGCCATTGTCGCGCACTTGGGCCTTACTCGATGGTAGTGCGTTTATTCAACACGTGATTTTAGTGCGCAAAGCCCGCGGGGCTGAACCACCGGAAGATCTTTTTACGATTCCGCTAATGTATCAGGGCGCAAGTGAGCATTTGCTTGGTCCAACCGATGATTTTCCGCTAGCTGATGAGAAATATGGTTTAGATTTTGAATCGGAATTTTGCTTGATTACTGATGAAGTCCCGATTGGCACAATTGCCGCGAATGCGGCTCAGCATGTGAAATTAATCCTGCTCATGAATGACTGGAGCATGCGTAATTTAATTCCACGTGAATTGGCCACAGGCTTCGGCTTTTTCCATGGCAAGCCTGTTTCATCATTTTCACCTTTTGCGCTGACTCCAGATGAGCTTGGCGATTCCTGGCAGGAGGGTAGAGTACACTTGCCGATTCGCACGACTTTAAATGGTAAACTTGTCGGAGAGCCAAATGCCGCAGAGATGCACTTCTCATTTTATGATTTAATTGCGCACGCTGCTAAAACGCGGGCACTCAGTCCAGGGACAATTATTGGCAGCGGCACGGTTTCTAATCAAGACGAGTCTAAGGGGATATCGTGTCTGGCTGAAAAGCGTACATTAGAAACAATTCACCACGGCGCTCCGCAAACGCCCTTCTTGAAGGCTGGGGATCGTGTTGAAATTGAGGTCCTTAAAGCTGGTAAAAGTCTTTTTGGAAAAATGTCGCAGCAGGTCGTGCAGGCGCGCGACTATTGA
- the ccoN gene encoding cytochrome-c oxidase, cbb3-type subunit I, which translates to MSQNSKLETFYYDDEIVRKFVIATLIWGFVGMLVGLLIALELAHWQVNLGLPWITFGRLRPLHTNAVIFAFAGNTIFAGIYYSTQRLCKARMFNDTLSKIHFWGWQAIIVSAALTLPFGITVSKEYAELEWPIDIAITLIWVVFAINLFGTIIKRREEHIYVAIWFYIATVLTVAMLHIVNSLALPVSLFKSYPVFAGIQDALVQWWYGHNAVAFFLTTPFLGLMYYFVPKAIGRPIYSYRLSIVHFWSLVFLYIWAGPHHLLNTSLPEWAQTTGMVFSVMLLAPSWGGMINGLLTMRGAWDRVRTDEILKFFVVGITFYGMSTFEGPMMSIRAVNALSHYTDWTIGHAHGGALGWNGFIAFGMIYYLIPKLWKTEVYSKKLMAWHFWLGTIGIVLYMTSLWVAGITQGLMWRGFNLDGTLKYPDFVETVTKLIPFYWIRALGGALYLTGTTLSLVNFFKTFIKAKASNVDLSDQQAQAYPLVASHSSASLPGRSWHYYTLEGKPLLFSSLVLVSVLIGGIVEIVPMIAIASNVPTISSVKPYTPLELEGRDLYIREGCYTCHSQMIRPFREEVVRYGEYSKSGEFVYDHPFQFGSKRTGPDLHRIGGKYNHFWHYRHMLDPRSTSPGSIMPAYPWFYSYELDTALTQNKLKIMKKLGVPYTDEQIAQAVINLNQQAEKITAELQSQGANLDPGFKSKEIVAMIAYLQRLGTDIKGQQK; encoded by the coding sequence TGTCCGCAAGTTTGTAATCGCAACGCTAATTTGGGGCTTTGTCGGAATGCTTGTGGGTCTGCTGATTGCGCTTGAACTTGCGCATTGGCAAGTCAACTTAGGCTTACCCTGGATAACTTTTGGTCGCCTTAGACCACTGCATACAAATGCAGTAATTTTTGCTTTTGCTGGAAATACAATTTTTGCCGGGATTTATTATTCAACTCAGCGCCTCTGCAAAGCACGCATGTTTAACGACACTTTAAGTAAAATTCACTTTTGGGGTTGGCAAGCAATTATTGTCTCTGCAGCACTCACACTGCCTTTCGGCATCACTGTTTCCAAAGAGTACGCCGAGCTCGAATGGCCAATCGACATTGCAATTACGCTGATCTGGGTTGTCTTTGCAATTAACCTTTTCGGAACGATTATTAAGCGACGCGAAGAGCATATTTACGTGGCAATTTGGTTCTACATTGCCACTGTACTGACAGTTGCCATGCTGCATATCGTCAATTCGCTAGCATTACCTGTTTCACTATTTAAGAGTTACCCTGTTTTTGCTGGAATTCAAGATGCGCTCGTGCAATGGTGGTATGGCCATAATGCTGTAGCCTTTTTCTTGACCACACCATTTCTGGGACTGATGTATTATTTTGTGCCTAAGGCTATTGGCCGGCCAATTTATTCTTATCGTCTGTCAATTGTGCACTTTTGGTCACTAGTATTTTTATATATTTGGGCAGGGCCACATCACTTATTAAATACTTCACTGCCTGAATGGGCACAAACCACAGGAATGGTTTTTTCTGTAATGCTACTTGCGCCATCCTGGGGCGGAATGATCAATGGACTTCTGACCATGCGTGGAGCCTGGGATCGCGTGCGCACGGATGAAATCCTTAAGTTTTTCGTTGTCGGTATTACCTTCTACGGCATGTCCACATTTGAAGGCCCGATGATGTCAATTCGCGCTGTAAATGCGCTTTCACATTACACAGACTGGACAATTGGGCATGCTCATGGCGGTGCACTCGGGTGGAACGGCTTTATTGCCTTTGGAATGATTTATTATTTAATCCCCAAACTATGGAAAACAGAAGTCTATAGTAAAAAGCTCATGGCCTGGCATTTTTGGCTCGGAACAATTGGGATTGTTTTATACATGACTTCACTCTGGGTCGCCGGGATTACTCAAGGTTTAATGTGGCGTGGTTTTAACCTTGATGGAACATTAAAATACCCGGACTTTGTTGAAACAGTAACAAAGTTAATTCCATTCTATTGGATTCGCGCACTTGGCGGTGCCCTATATTTGACTGGAACAACTCTCTCTCTGGTTAATTTTTTCAAAACTTTTATCAAAGCAAAAGCCTCAAACGTAGATTTAAGTGACCAGCAAGCACAGGCATATCCTTTAGTGGCATCACATTCTAGCGCGAGCTTACCTGGCCGCAGCTGGCACTACTATACACTAGAAGGTAAACCCCTACTCTTTAGCTCACTTGTCTTAGTCTCAGTGCTCATCGGTGGAATCGTAGAAATTGTACCGATGATCGCAATCGCTAGTAACGTACCGACAATTAGCTCGGTAAAACCTTACACTCCATTAGAGCTTGAGGGACGAGATCTCTACATCCGCGAAGGCTGTTATACTTGTCATAGCCAGATGATTCGTCCCTTTCGCGAAGAAGTAGTGCGTTATGGTGAGTATTCTAAGTCTGGAGAATTTGTTTACGATCATCCATTCCAGTTTGGCTCGAAGCGCACAGGTCCCGATCTGCATCGGATTGGCGGCAAATACAATCACTTCTGGCATTATCGCCACATGCTTGACCCACGCTCGACAAGCCCAGGATCAATCATGCCCGCTTATCCTTGGTTTTATAGCTATGAGCTCGATACAGCGCTAACACAGAATAAGCTAAAGATCATGAAAAAGCTTGGCGTTCCTTACACCGATGAGCAAATCGCTCAAGCAGTTATCAACCTTAATCAGCAAGCTGAAAAAATTACTGCCGAACTCCAAAGCCAAGGGGCAAATTTAGATCCAGGTTTTAAAAGTAAGGAAATCGTTGCGATGATTGCATATCTGCAACGTTTAGGCACAGACATCAAAGGACAACAGAAGTAA
- a CDS encoding CopG family transcriptional regulator, which yields MNSTITLRIPKAMKDELEAVSKEQGIASSDIVRESLRRLLNVYKFKTLRSKILPYAERKGIFSDEDVLNYPS from the coding sequence ATGAATTCGACAATTACTCTAAGAATCCCCAAAGCTATGAAAGATGAACTGGAAGCAGTCAGCAAAGAGCAAGGCATAGCTTCAAGCGACATTGTCAGGGAGTCACTTAGACGCTTACTTAACGTCTATAAATTTAAGACATTGCGCAGTAAAATCCTTCCCTATGCTGAACGTAAGGGTATTTTCTCCGATGAAGATGTCCTCAACTATCCTTCATGA
- a CDS encoding cbb3-type cytochrome c oxidase subunit 3 encodes MRFLINAAESTLWAQLSSLVFMLMFIGLIYRVYRPIARERYENEARLPLNDEDSKL; translated from the coding sequence ATGCGCTTCCTAATTAATGCAGCTGAAAGCACGCTCTGGGCACAACTATCCAGTCTAGTATTCATGCTCATGTTTATTGGTCTGATTTACAGGGTTTATCGGCCAATTGCGCGTGAACGCTATGAAAACGAAGCAAGACTTCCACTAAACGACGAGGACTCTAAATTATGA
- a CDS encoding homogentisate 1,2-dioxygenase — translation MPFYHSLGSIPHKRHTQFRKTDGSLYREELMGTRGFSGIQSILYHHWNPTSIKQAKILSKQPVELAENENLEPRHIRTVDFKTTGDPITSREWLLVNSQTKLGLATPTESMKYFYKNGAADELLFVHYGSGKLYSQFGNLEFRPGDYIVIPVGTTYQLECAPGTRFLVLESEGSIEVPRRYRNEYGQFLEHAPFCERDIRIPTELTPHAETGEFEVRVRIGDTLNQLIQLPHPFDVVGWDGYLYPWIFNINDFEPIVGRIHQPPPVHQTFYSSGFVVCSFCPRLYDFHPQAIPVPYNHSNVNSDEVLYYVDGEFMSRKGIDVGSFTHHPAGIPHGPHPGSVEQSLGKQSTAELAVMVDTYAPLHFTKKGLELCDRSYVTSWLDK, via the coding sequence ATGCCATTTTATCATTCACTTGGCTCAATTCCGCATAAGCGACACACGCAATTTCGTAAAACCGACGGATCCCTTTACCGCGAAGAATTAATGGGCACCCGCGGATTTTCTGGCATCCAATCGATTCTCTATCATCATTGGAATCCAACTAGCATTAAGCAGGCAAAAATTCTCTCGAAGCAGCCAGTTGAGCTTGCTGAAAATGAGAACCTCGAACCACGCCACATTCGAACTGTCGATTTTAAAACTACAGGGGATCCGATTACTTCGCGGGAATGGCTACTCGTCAATAGCCAAACTAAACTCGGACTAGCTACTCCAACAGAGTCCATGAAATATTTTTATAAAAATGGTGCCGCCGATGAACTACTTTTCGTGCACTACGGTTCTGGAAAATTATATTCGCAATTCGGCAACCTGGAATTTCGCCCCGGGGACTATATCGTCATTCCCGTTGGCACGACTTATCAACTTGAATGCGCTCCTGGAACAAGATTTCTAGTGCTCGAATCAGAGGGAAGCATCGAAGTCCCCCGCCGCTACCGCAATGAATATGGGCAGTTTCTCGAACACGCTCCATTTTGCGAAAGAGATATTCGCATTCCTACGGAACTGACACCCCATGCTGAGACAGGTGAGTTTGAAGTACGCGTGCGCATCGGGGACACTCTAAATCAATTAATTCAACTGCCCCACCCATTTGATGTTGTTGGTTGGGACGGATACCTCTATCCCTGGATTTTCAACATTAATGACTTCGAGCCAATTGTCGGACGTATTCACCAACCCCCTCCAGTTCATCAAACATTCTACTCGAGCGGCTTTGTCGTCTGTTCATTCTGCCCGAGACTTTACGACTTCCATCCTCAAGCAATCCCAGTGCCGTATAATCACTCCAATGTTAACAGCGATGAAGTGCTTTATTATGTTGATGGTGAATTCATGAGTCGTAAAGGAATCGATGTGGGATCGTTTACGCATCACCCAGCCGGCATCCCGCATGGACCGCACCCAGGGTCAGTAGAGCAATCGCTGGGTAAGCAATCAACTGCTGAATTAGCAGTAATGGTTGATACCTATGCGCCTCTCCACTTTACGAAGAAGGGACTAGAACTGTGTGACCGCAGCTATGTCACAAGTTGGTTGGATAAATAA
- the hppD gene encoding 4-hydroxyphenylpyruvate dioxygenase, whose product MSSASGDPLGIEGYDYIEIYCDSARQTAYYLTHGFGFVPVAYRGPETDTKDAVSILLKQGEAYLIITSPLRSTSPLCEFVHKHSVTARDVAFTVANCEAFYYEAIKRGATSVQAPTEYSDQGGTVRRASIRTYGDVIHSCVERKGYQGHFFPGFVPYKDIFHDRVDWREVGFKRIDHVVGNVELGQMNTWVKFYEDILGFSQMIHFSDKDISTEYSALMSKVMTGGQGKVKMPINEPAEGRRKSQIEEYLEFHNGPGVQHIAFLTDDIIATVRALHQRGVYFLRVPKSYYDEVPQRVGTIKEDLKTIETLGVLVDRDDDGYLLQLFTKPLQDRPTLFFEIIQREGSSGFGKGNFKALFEAIEREQADRGNL is encoded by the coding sequence ATGTCTTCTGCCAGTGGAGATCCCCTGGGGATTGAAGGTTATGATTACATCGAAATCTATTGTGATTCCGCACGGCAAACTGCGTATTATCTAACGCACGGATTTGGTTTTGTGCCAGTTGCTTATCGCGGTCCTGAAACTGATACAAAAGATGCAGTGAGTATCCTGCTCAAGCAGGGAGAGGCGTATTTGATCATTACTTCTCCACTGCGCAGCACGAGCCCGCTTTGTGAGTTTGTGCATAAGCATAGCGTTACTGCACGCGATGTTGCCTTCACTGTCGCAAACTGTGAAGCCTTTTATTATGAGGCAATCAAGCGTGGTGCTACCAGTGTTCAAGCTCCAACTGAGTACAGCGACCAAGGTGGTACAGTGCGCCGTGCTTCAATCCGCACTTATGGCGATGTGATTCACTCTTGCGTTGAACGTAAAGGCTATCAGGGGCACTTCTTTCCTGGCTTTGTTCCTTACAAAGACATTTTCCATGATCGCGTTGACTGGCGTGAAGTAGGATTTAAACGGATCGATCACGTAGTTGGCAATGTCGAACTTGGCCAGATGAATACTTGGGTCAAGTTTTATGAAGATATTTTAGGCTTTTCTCAAATGATCCATTTCTCCGACAAGGATATTTCGACCGAATACTCGGCTTTAATGTCTAAGGTAATGACTGGAGGGCAGGGTAAGGTGAAAATGCCAATTAACGAACCTGCTGAGGGCCGCAGAAAGTCTCAAATTGAAGAGTACCTGGAATTTCATAATGGTCCCGGAGTCCAGCACATCGCATTTTTGACCGATGACATCATTGCAACCGTTAGAGCATTGCACCAGCGTGGGGTATATTTCTTGCGCGTGCCTAAATCCTATTATGACGAAGTGCCGCAGCGAGTTGGCACGATTAAGGAAGATCTCAAAACAATCGAAACTTTAGGCGTGCTCGTTGACCGTGATGATGATGGTTATTTGTTGCAACTCTTTACTAAGCCTCTGCAAGACCGTCCGACCTTATTTTTTGAAATTATTCAACGTGAGGGTTCAAGCGGTTTCGGCAAGGGCAATTTTAAAGCCTTGTTCGAAGCAATTGAACGCGAGCAAGCCGACCGCGGAAATTTATAA
- a CDS encoding putative toxin-antitoxin system toxin component, PIN family — protein MKVILDVNVIVAAFAARGLCSEIFAVVISNHDLIISTQLLAEIKRTLEKKVGLKNPMLGDVLSYLSDVSHILTPQPLEAKACRDKSDLHVLGLALVAKANLIVAGDKDLLVLKKFKQTKILNPREFWTIAGR, from the coding sequence ATGAAGGTTATTCTTGATGTAAACGTTATTGTTGCTGCATTTGCCGCACGCGGTCTTTGCTCCGAGATTTTTGCGGTAGTAATTAGTAATCATGATTTAATTATCTCTACTCAGTTGCTTGCTGAAATTAAACGCACGTTAGAAAAGAAAGTGGGTTTAAAAAATCCAATGCTCGGGGATGTGCTCTCATATTTATCAGATGTTTCTCACATCCTTACACCGCAACCGCTTGAAGCTAAAGCTTGCAGAGATAAAAGCGATTTGCATGTTTTAGGTTTAGCGCTAGTGGCAAAAGCCAATCTGATCGTTGCGGGAGATAAAGATTTGTTGGTGCTTAAGAAATTTAAACAGACTAAAATCCTAAATCCACGCGAATTTTGGACCATCGCGGGGCGCTAG
- a CDS encoding FixH family protein gives MNKQEALPIRPQGYYIWPIFVFAVLATTVMLNIALFTLAKNTADTPIEDRAYERSQSYQTVIDQGQRAKEIGLDLEIVTNDREKVLILRQAQTQAYAAGQIILRATRPANSSMDFEKTLEELPSRPGHYALPQTTAPGLWLIEIRLTLPSGKALIRKQVVL, from the coding sequence ATGAATAAGCAAGAAGCGTTGCCCATAAGACCGCAAGGCTACTATATTTGGCCAATTTTTGTGTTTGCCGTACTGGCTACGACGGTTATGCTAAACATTGCCCTTTTTACTCTGGCCAAAAATACTGCAGACACTCCGATTGAAGATCGTGCCTACGAGCGCAGCCAATCATATCAAACAGTGATTGATCAAGGGCAGCGTGCAAAAGAAATCGGCTTAGATCTCGAAATTGTCACAAATGATCGAGAAAAAGTCCTGATCCTCAGACAAGCTCAAACTCAAGCCTATGCAGCAGGGCAAATTATTTTACGTGCAACTCGCCCAGCAAATTCAAGCATGGATTTTGAGAAAACACTCGAAGAACTTCCAAGCCGTCCAGGCCATTACGCCTTGCCACAAACAACTGCTCCAGGTTTATGGCTAATTGAAATTAGACTAACTCTACCAAGCGGCAAGGCATTAATTCGTAAGCAAGTTGTGCTTTAA